The following proteins are co-located in the Nitrospiraceae bacterium genome:
- a CDS encoding cytochrome c: protein MKSERTVKRWMACAGMVSMVILGVSVGFSNAEMDHHASHTGEPAMPKMSGANRMTLDLSPPAKEGLKLTMREHLEAIDAIVGALGREDFAGAATLTREELGFAKHHVAMQREQGATFPPEYHELAMAHHQAAEALGAVIPTKDLKQILPHLEETIHACVKCHQVFRLEN, encoded by the coding sequence ATGAAAAGTGAAAGAACCGTGAAGCGGTGGATGGCCTGCGCGGGAATGGTTAGCATGGTGATTTTGGGCGTGAGCGTTGGTTTCTCAAACGCCGAGATGGATCATCATGCCTCACACACAGGCGAGCCTGCTATGCCGAAAATGTCGGGAGCGAATCGCATGACGTTGGATCTTTCTCCTCCTGCCAAAGAAGGGTTGAAGTTGACTATGCGAGAGCATCTTGAAGCCATTGATGCCATTGTCGGCGCATTAGGGCGAGAAGATTTTGCCGGGGCGGCTACCCTGACACGTGAGGAGCTGGGTTTCGCCAAACACCATGTGGCCATGCAGCGTGAGCAAGGAGCTACCTTCCCGCCGGAATACCATGAGTTGGCGATGGCACATCATCAGGCTGCGGAAGCGCTGGGCGCAGTGATCCCGACCAAAGACCTCAAGCAGATTCTCCCTCATCTCGAGGAAACCATTCATGCTTGCGTGAAATGCCATCAAGTCTTTCGTTTGGAGAATTGA
- a CDS encoding cytochrome c, whose amino-acid sequence MIKRVDRVKSGKQKKDGFILWVGVVIGIMMAGLAVAEAADIEKGKALYRQSCGHCHGLDGKGDGEVGGYLNPPPANLASEQTQSQSDADLKAVIMNGRSGTAMVGFEGALDEAQFADLLAYLRSLKP is encoded by the coding sequence ATGATCAAACGGGTAGATCGGGTGAAATCCGGAAAACAGAAAAAGGATGGTTTCATCCTGTGGGTAGGGGTTGTCATAGGAATCATGATGGCCGGACTCGCTGTTGCCGAAGCCGCCGATATCGAAAAAGGCAAAGCCTTGTATCGACAGTCTTGTGGCCATTGTCACGGATTAGACGGAAAAGGTGACGGGGAAGTGGGTGGATACTTAAACCCTCCTCCCGCCAATCTGGCCAGTGAACAAACCCAGTCTCAGTCTGACGCTGATCTTAAGGCCGTGATCATGAACGGTCGGTCAGGCACCGCAATGGTAGGATTTGAAGGAGCCCTAGATGAAGCGCAATTTGCAGATCTCCTGGCCTACCTCCGCTCCCTGAAACCGTAA
- a CDS encoding DUF3365 domain-containing protein, which translates to MIARDIFHSCGLLLGVVITGLVLFTESATAGTGEREQAAVKVTGAFMKELGEAMTREMTKGGPMEAIKVCAELAPEIANRLSRENGWRVTRVGTRVRNPLLGMPDAWEQHVLEGFTARAAKGETFAGMSHGEVVSEPGGQYYRFMMAIPLQPKCLLCHGPVETMPESIRTILKQHYPFDAATGYQAGDLRGAVSIKQPLAQ; encoded by the coding sequence ATGATTGCCAGAGATATCTTCCATTCATGTGGTCTGTTGCTCGGTGTGGTGATCACAGGTTTGGTATTGTTCACGGAGTCCGCCACGGCCGGTACCGGCGAACGGGAACAGGCTGCTGTGAAGGTCACTGGTGCATTCATGAAAGAGTTGGGTGAGGCGATGACCCGGGAAATGACGAAAGGTGGCCCGATGGAGGCCATCAAGGTCTGTGCGGAGTTAGCGCCGGAAATAGCCAACCGCTTGTCCCGTGAAAACGGGTGGCGGGTGACTCGCGTGGGAACACGCGTGCGGAATCCATTGCTCGGCATGCCGGATGCGTGGGAACAGCACGTCCTCGAAGGATTTACCGCGCGGGCCGCAAAGGGGGAAACGTTCGCCGGGATGAGTCATGGGGAGGTGGTGTCAGAACCGGGAGGACAATACTACCGTTTCATGATGGCCATTCCCCTCCAGCCTAAGTGTCTGCTCTGTCATGGGCCGGTAGAGACGATGCCGGAATCGATCAGGACCATATTAAAGCAGCATTACCCCTTTGATGCCGCCACGGGCTATCAAGCCGGAGACTTGCGTGGGGCAGTCAGCATTAAGCAGCCACTCGCCCAATAA
- a CDS encoding c-type cytochrome — translation MKNFGFDRLARCEIINGGVFLTWAFLGMVLPAGAAQFPGKGEQIVQSTCVGCHRIQGAPMPRSTKEAPDLIWAGNKYQRAWLVAWLENPKEKLYPVGYDFKFKRKRRHLALSSGEAEQAADFLSTLKDARITEGIMKPGTPDEIARGEQLYREHACQNCHWTPADNRRGYTGGTSSTSLVNMGNRLQADWVYRFNLNPDDFVPQSGAYIPNPAFPEKDIYAITAYMMTFK, via the coding sequence TTGAAAAATTTTGGATTCGATCGCCTTGCCAGATGTGAAATCATCAATGGGGGGGTGTTTCTGACCTGGGCATTCCTTGGAATGGTTCTGCCCGCTGGAGCGGCTCAATTCCCAGGTAAGGGAGAACAGATCGTACAATCCACCTGTGTGGGGTGCCATCGAATTCAGGGTGCGCCGATGCCGCGCTCCACAAAGGAAGCGCCTGACCTGATCTGGGCGGGGAATAAATATCAACGAGCCTGGTTAGTGGCCTGGCTGGAAAATCCGAAAGAAAAACTCTATCCGGTCGGCTACGATTTCAAATTCAAACGCAAAAGGCGGCATCTTGCGCTGTCATCTGGTGAAGCGGAGCAGGCAGCTGATTTTTTGAGCACGCTGAAAGATGCGAGAATCACCGAAGGCATCATGAAACCGGGCACACCGGACGAAATCGCGCGGGGCGAGCAACTCTATCGTGAGCATGCCTGTCAGAATTGCCATTGGACGCCGGCAGACAACCGGCGTGGCTATACGGGTGGGACGTCCAGTACGTCTTTGGTCAATATGGGGAATCGTCTCCAGGCCGATTGGGTGTATCGCTTCAATCTAAACCCCGATGACTTTGTTCCACAGAGCGGAGCGTATATTCCCAATCCTGCGTTTCCGGAAAAGGATATTTATGCCATCACGGCGTACATGATGACATTCAAATAA